Genomic DNA from Cupriavidus pauculus:
GCCCGTCAACTGCACGCTGCACGTCAAGGCGGACAGCTGCGAGGTCTGGACCGGCACGCAGGTGCCGACCCGCGCCGTCGATGAGGTCAACCGGGCCACCGGGGTCCCCAAGGACAAGATCGTGCTGTACAACCATCTGCTCGGCGGCGGCTTCGGCCGGCGGCTGGAGGCGGACATGGTCTACAAGGCCGCGGCCGTGGCCAAGCGCGTGAACGGGCCGGTCAAGGTCATCTGGTCGCGCGAAGAGGACGTCCAGCACGATATCTATCGCCCGTGCTACTACGACGAGGTCGTCGTGGGCCTCGACGGCAAGGGCAAGCCCGTCGCCTGGTATCACAAGGTCATCGGCTCCTCGATCCTCGCGCGCTTCGCGCCCCCGCTCTTCAAGGACGGGATCGACGCGGACGCCGTGGAGGTGGTCACCGATCTGCCTTATGCGATCCCCACCCAGCAGATCGAATACATCCGCGAGGAGCCGCGGCATATCCCCACGGGATGGTGGCGCGGCGTCGGTCCCACGCGCGCGACGTTCGTGGTGGAAAGCCTGATCGACGAACTGGCCGTCCGCGCCAACGCCGATCCGGTGCAATACCGCCAGAGCCTGCTGGGGCAGACGCCCCGGGCGAAGAACGTGCTCGATATCGCGGCCAGGATGGCCAACTGGGGCAGCGCGCTGCCCAAGGGGTCGGGCCGCGGGGTGTCCGTGCTGCATGCGTTCGGCAGCTTTATGTGCATGGTCGCGGAAGTCACGGTGGACAAGGCCAACGAAGTGGCCGTCAAGCGCGTGGTCTGCGCCGTGGATGCGGGCATGCTCGTGAACCCCGAAACCGTGGAGGCACAGATGCAGGGCGGCATCATCTTCGGCATCACGGGTGCGTTGTGGGGCGAGATCACGATCGCCGACGGCAGGGTGCAGCAGACCAACTTCGCCGACTACCGCATGCTGCGCATCAACGAGACGCCGAAGATCGAGGTGCACCTCGTCAAAAGCACGGAGGCGCCCGGGGGAATCGGTGAGCCCGGCACCTCCGCCATCGGCGCGGCGCTGGCCAACGCGGTCTACGCCGCCACGGGCAAGCGCCTCCGGGCGCTGCCGCTGGTCCGGCAGTTGAAGACCCCGGCCAACAAGACCGCATAAGGGAGCCCGCCATGAACCGACTCCCTGTCTTCACCAAAGCGCGCGTACGCGATGCGGCCGTGACCGTCGCCCTGCATGTGGCGCCCGTTGCGGCCTTGTTTGCCGGCGCGCTGCTGACCGCGTCGATGGCGTCCGCGCAGACCGCCGCCCCGGGCGCGCAGGCCAACGCGGATCCCGCCATGATCAAGCGTGGCGAATACCTCGCCAAGGCCGGCGACTGCATCGCCTGCCATACCGCGCCGGGCGGCAAGCCGTTCGCCGGCGGCTTCAAGATGGTCACGCCCATGGGCGCGATCTACGCGACCAATATCACGCCGGACCCGGAAACCGGCATCGGCAAGTACACGGAGAAGGACTTCGACCGCGCGGTCCGCGAGGGCGTGGCCAAGGAGGGCCACACGCTGTATCCGGCCATGCCGTTCCCGTCCTATGCCAAGGTGCGGCAGGAGGACATCCAGGCCATGTATGCGTACTTCATGCATGGCGTCGCGCCCGTCAGGCAGCCTAATCTCAAGTCCGAGATCCCCTGGCCGCTGAACATGCGCTGGCCGCTCAAGTTCTGGAACATGGTCTTCCTCGACAAGACGGTGTACAAGGACGACCCCCAGAAGGATGCGGTCTGGAACCGCGGCGCCTACCTCGTGCAGGGGCTCGGCCACTGCGGGGCGTGCCATACCCCGCGTGGCGTCGGCTTCCAGGAAAAGGCGCTCAGCGAGAAGGGCAAGCCGTATCTGACCGGGGCCGTGGTCGAGCACTGGTTCGCATCGAACCTGACCGGCGACCCCAACGTCGGGCTGGGCCGGTGGTCGGAGCAGGATATCGTCCAGTTCATGGGCACGGGCGCGAACAAGCATGCGAGCGCGTTCGGCGGCATGGTCAGCGTGATCAACCACAGCCTGCAGGAGATGACGCCGCAAGACCTGACGGCGATGGCGCGGTACCTCAAGTCGCTGCCGGGCGTGGGCGGCAACGGTTCGCCGCCGTATGCGTACGATCCCGCCATCACCCAGACCTCGTTGCGCAAGCCGGCCGGCAATGCGGGGGCCAAGGTGTATGCGACGTACTGCATGTACTGCCATGGCGCCGACGGACGCGCGTTCTCTCCCTTGCTGTCGCCGCTGGCAGGCAATCCCAACGTGCTCGAGGGCAATCCCGTCTCGCTGATCAACGTCACGCTCAACGGGTCGGACGAGCTGATCATCAAGGGGATGCCGGCGCCTTATCCGATGCCGAAGTTCGCCGACGTGCTCAGCGATCGCGACATTGCCGATGTGCTGACGTTTATCCGGCAAGGCTGGAACAACAAGGCGGGGGCGGTTTCGGAGGCCGATGTGGCGAAGATCCGCAAGGCGACCGGGCAGGAGGCGGATTGACGTTGTTACCCGTGCCGCAAACGTTACGTAACGCGTAACGCCCCCGGCATGGGTTCGTCCGCTCTCGCCTGGGTCGGTTGAGAGGAAATGCCAGAACTTGCCTGTGCGTTGCATGGGGTTGGCGATATTTGACGAGGCGGGTCTGGCTGGCACGCGGGTTGCGCTCATGGCATGGGAACCCTCCCATGACATGAACCCGCAGCCACCATGACCCTCCGCCTCGACGACTCCCGCCCCCGCCGCGCCGTGATCACCTACGGCACGTTCGACCGGTTCGATCTGGCCCAGGCCCGGCAGCTCGAGCATATCTGCGAGATGGGGACCACGATCATCGTCGGCGTCTCCACCGACGAGCTGGCCGCGCGCAAGGGCGAGCGGCCGATCGCGCGCTATGCCGAACGCGCGGCGATGGTCCGCCATTTTCCCGGTGTGGACACCGTGATTCCCGAGACGGGCTGGGAGCAGCGCGTCATGGATCTGCTGGCCTACGACATCGACCTGCTCGTGGTCGGGTTCGGCTGCCGCTCGCGGTGCGATCATCTGGCCGATCTGTGCGAGGTCCGGTATCTCGACGGGAACGCCCGGGCGGTGGGCAACCGCGCGGGGGTCCCGTCCCGTCGGGAGGAGGCTGTGTCGATGGCGCTGCCAGTGCCGATGATGCTGACCACGTGGGAACCCTCGGACGCACTGCTCGCGCAATCGACGTCCAAGGCCGCCGCTAACCAGCCGCGCCTCGTCACGCGCGAGCGACTGGCCGCCGCCTACGCGGTCTGATCCGACCGATCGGTCTGCACTCCCCGCGCCGCGCGCGCTTCCGAGCTCCGCAAATGCGCGTACAGCAACGCCGCCACCGGCGTCAGCGGATGGCCCACGCGCGTCGCCAATAGCAGTTCACGCGTGGCCCACGTCTCGGCCAGCGGTCGTGCCGTAACGGTCTTCGCTTTCAGGAACGGTGTCACGCTGCCCTCCGGCAGCAGGCTCAGCCCGATGCCGGCCGCCACCATCAACACGAGCCCCTCGTAACTGCGCGCCTGAATCCGCAGCTTGAGCGGGCGGTCGAGCTTGCGCGCTTCCTCCACGAGCATTTCGCAGAGCGCCGAATCGCGGGGGAGGCCCACGTGGTCGTAGGCCAGCACATCGGCAAACCGTACCGCGTCCCGCGCGGATAGCGGATGCTCCCGCGGCATGACCGCGACCAGCCGGTCGCACCGAAAATGCTCGAGATTCAGCCCGTCGATCGCATGGGGCGACACCAGGATGCCCAGATCCGCGAGCCCCGGCAGCAGCGTGCGCTGGGTCTCGTCGCTCGTGCGTTCCTCGAGGTCGAGCTTGACGGTCGGATGCGCGGCGATAAAGCTCGCGAAATCCTGCGGCAGGAACTGTACGATGGAAGAAGTATTGGCCAGCAGCCGGACCTGCCCGCGCGCGCCGCTTCCGAAATCGCTGAGTGTGGTGTCGAGCCGGTCGAGCTCGGCCATCACGCGCCGCGCGTGGTCGAGCAGTTCGACGCCGGCCGGCGTCAGCGAGATGCCGCGGCGATGCCGGTCGATCAGGCTCACGCCGCATGCCTGTTCCATTTCCGAGATGCGCTTGCTCACGGCGGATGCGACGGTCGCCTCGCGCGCGGCGCCTGCCGCGATGGAGCCTTCCTCGGCCACTGCCACGAAGGCGCGAAGCGTTTGAATGTCGTAGCGCATGCGAGTGCCGGGACGGGGTCGGGTTGAGGGCGGGAAGCCCAGTATGCCGCAGGGCTCCGCTGCGTCACCATCGGGGAAGACCAGCTATCGGGCCGGCGGGAGCTCGGGCATCCGCACGCCCAGCCGCTCGCCGAGCACGATGATCTCCTCGATGACCTCCGATGGCATGTCGATGCCATCCCGCATCTGCCGGCGGTAGTGACGCGCTTCCATCTCGCCCGGCACGAAGATCTCTTCGACGCCCGGTGCGCGTCGCGACGACTTGAGGTATTCGATCTGCATGTCCATATTGCGCTTGAACTCGTCCGGGTCGATCAGGAAGTCGAGCCGGATGGCGCAGAACGAATGCCCCTTGTTCAGCGGTGTGAAGTCCTCGTAGACATCCTTCAGCGTCGGGCCGATGGCCGCGCCAGCGATCATCGAGGACAGCATGCCGATGACCACCGACAGGCCCGACCCCTTGTAGTCGCCCATGGTCCGCAGAAATCCCTGCGTCGCGGCGATCGGGTCCGTGGTGGGCACGCCATTGGCGTCGAGCGCCCATTCGGGCGGGATCGGCGACCCGGTCTTGGCCGCCATCATGATCTTGCCCTTGGCGACGACGCTCTGCGCCATGTCGAGCACCACGGGCTCGTGCGTGAGCGCGGGAAACGCGATGCTGAACGGGTTGTTGCCGATGCGCCGTTCCGCGCCGCCGTGCACGGGCATGAGGTTGCCGCCGCCGATGGACGAGCTGAAGCCGACCATATCCTTCGGCAGCGCCATCATCGAGTAGAACGCCGACGCGCCATAGTGGTTGCTGCCGCGCGCCGTGACGAAGGAAATACCATGCTCGCCCGCGAGATCGATGGCTTTGTCCATGGCCATTCTGGAGACGACCTGCCCGGCGGCGTTACGGCCGTCGAGCAGCGCCATCGCGCCCCGCTCGCGGATGAATTCGGGGCGGCCACGCGGATCGACCGCCTGTTTCTCTATCCGGTTGACATACAGCGGCACGCGCAGGCACCCGTGCGAATGCACGCCCCGCGCGTCCGCGACGACAAGCGTGTGCGCGGTGAAGTCGGCGTCGGCGGCCGACATGCCGACCGCCTCGAAAACCTGCGCCACCCAGTTCTGCAGCGTTTGCGGCGCAAGGTTGACGGTCTCGTTGAAGAAATAGTGTCCCAAGGGCGTGATTCCGGATGCGGGGTGGTTACTCGGGTTTGATGCCGGCCTCGCGCAGCAGCCTGGCCCAGTGCGCGGCATCCGCCTTCTGGAACGCGGCAAACTGGTCGGCGGTGCCACCGAGCACGTCGCCGCCCATGCTCTGGATCTTCTCGGCAACCTCGGGCCTGGCCAGAATCGCGTTGATATCGCGATTGAGCATCTCCACCTGCGCGCGCTGCATCTTCGCGGGACCCATGACGCCGAACCACTGGCTCATCTCGAACTTCGGCAGACCGGACTCGTCCATCGTGGGAACGTCGGGCAGCAGCGGGGAGCGCTTGAGGCTGGTAATGGCAATGCCGTGCAGCTTGCCGGCCTTGATGTGCTGGAGCACGTTGGGCGGCGATTCGAAGTTCAGGTCCACGCGGCCGCCGAGCAGGTCGGTCATGCCCTGGCTGCTGCCCTTGTACGGGACGTGGACCATCTCGGTATCGGTGGCGCGCATGAACTGCACGGCGGCCAGATGCTGGGCGGTGCCGATACCCGACGACGCGTAGGTGACCTTGCCCGGATGCTTGCGCAGATATTCGATCAGGTCCTTGAGCGTACGCGCCTGAATCGACGGTCCAACGGTCAGTATCACGGGGGTGGAGGCCACGCGCGCGATCGGCGTCAGGTCGCGGATCGGATCGTACGAGAGCCTGGCCATCATCGCCGGCGCGACCGATACCCCCGCGAAATGCCCCATCAGCAGCGTGTAGCCATCGGGCTCGGCCTTGGTGACGATCTGCGTGCCGATGGTCGTGGAGGCGCCCGCGCGGTTGTCGATGACCACGGGCTGGCCAAGTTTCTCCGACAACTGCTGGCCGACGAGGCGCCCGAGCACGTCGGTAAACCCGCCCGGGGCCGAGCCGACGACCATGGTGACCGGCTTGTCCGGATACTTCTGCGCGAATGCGCGCGGGGCGGGCAGGGCGGTCAGGGCGGTCAGCGCCACGGCCGGTACCAGCCCGGCCAGCGCCCGTCGCGAAGCCGAGAACGTCATGAGGTGTGTCTCCGTCTAGTTTTGATAAACCGTCGGAGGCACTCTATCGACCGTGGACTAACGCCAGTAGTGGTCTTTGGGGAGTGTGCCATCGCCATTCGCGATGGCTGAGCCGCGGACTCACGGCTCCATCAGCTTCTCCTTGACGATCGGCAGCTCGCGAATCCGCACCCCCGTCGCGTGATACACGGCGTTGGCAACGGCCGCGGCCAGGCCCGTAATGCCGATCTCCCCGATGCCGCGCGCGCCGAACTCGTTGAATTCGAGATCGGGGTAATCGAGCAGGATCACGTTGATATCGGGCTGGTCCGCATGTACGGGCACCGCATACTCGGCGTAGTTGTTGTTACCCGGCATGCCATTGCGTTCGTCGTATTCGGTGGCCTCGAACAGCGCCATGCCGATGCCCATGACGATCGCACCCTCGACCTGATTTCGCGCGGTCACGGGATGGATCACGCGCCCCACGTCGATCACGCTGACCACGCGCGACACGTGCAGCCGCGAGATGCCCGGGTCCCAGCGCACCTCGACGAAATGCGCGCCGAAGGACATGAACGCCACCTTGTCGGTCGGCGTGCCGCCCGTGTGCGCAAAGCCCTCGGCGCTCGCGTAGCGCCGCCCCGTAAGGATCTCGCCATGGTCGGCGGAGCGCTTGCCATCGGTCAGCTTGCCGTCCTGCATGCGCAGCGCCGCGGGTTTGGCGCCCGCGAACGGCGCGCCTTCCTCGGTGGCGTACTTGCAGAGCTCGCCGATCGCCTGCCGCGTGGCCTCGGCCACGGCCGGCAGCACGCTCGCGGTGGCCCACGAGCCGCCGGCCACCGGGGCGGCCGGTGCCGACGAATCGCCGATGCGCACATCGATCTTGTCGAAGGGGAGGCCCGTCAGTTCGCTGATGGTCTGCGCGACGATCGTATACATGCCCGTGCCGATATCCTGGACCGCGCACGACACCAGTGCCGTGCCATCGTTGCGCAGCAGGACGCGCGCCTCGGCCGGCGTGCGCCACGCATCCCAGTTGCAGCCCGCCATGCCGTAGCCGATGTATTCGGTGCCCTCGCGCATCGAACCGGGACGCGGATCGCGCGCGGCCCAGCCGAACTCGCGCGCGCCCGTCTCGATGGCTTCGCGCAGATGGTTGCTGGACCAGGGCAGGTCCTGGCTCTCGTCGCGCGTGGAGATATTGAGCAGCCGGAACTGCACCGGATCCATCTTGCAGGCCAGCGCGAGCTCGTCGACAGCCGATTCGAGCGCGAACAGTCCCGGCGCCGCGCCCGGCGCCCGCATCGACGTCGGTGCCCCGCGATGGACGTTGGTCGTATGGTGCGTCACCGTGACATTGGCGCAGCCGTAGGCGCTCTGCGTCATGCTTCCGCATGTCTCCACGTACTGGTCGACGAACGACGTGGTGTTGACCGATTCGTGCCGCATCGACGTGAGCTTGCCGTCCTTGCCCGCCGACAGCCGCAAATGCTGGCGCGTTTCGGGGCGTTGGCCGGTGGTGGAGAACATCGCCATGCGCGGCACGACGAGCTTGACCGGACGGCCCGTCACCTGCGCTGCCGCGCTGGCGGCAACGGAATGCGGCCACAGGAACAGCTTGGAGCCGAATCCCGAACCGAGAAACGCGCAATCCACGGTGACCTGCTCCGGCAGCAGCCCAAAGATCTGGGCGAGCGTGTTGCGATGGCCGGTGGCGCCTTGCGTGGCTTCATGGACGTACAGGTGGCCGTCGTCCCACCACGCCACCGTCGCGTGCAGTTCCATCGGGTTGTGCGCTTCCACGGGCGTGCGGTACACCGCGTCGATGCGCACCGGCGAGGCATCGAAGGCCGCCGCCGCATCGCCGCGCGTGTGGCCCGCGCCGGCATCCCGCAGCCCGTTGTTCTCGACGCCATGCTCGAGGTCGAACACCGCCGTCGCGGTTTCATAGGTGGCGCGCACGCGGTAGGCCGCCTCGCGGGCATGCTCGAACGTGTCGGCCACGACGAGCGCGATCATCTGCACGCCGTAATGGATCGTTTCATCCTCGAAAGGCAGGCGGTGCTCGTCGGTGATGGCCGAGGTCAGGATCGTCGCCACGGAAATCGGGACCTTCGGTGCGCGGTACAGGCGCGGAAAGTTGCCGTGATGCAGGATGTCGACCACGCCGGGCACGCGCCGGGCGTCGTCGAGGTCCAGCCCGGCAAGGCGGCCGGCGGCCACCGTGCTGTACACGCCGTGGGCATGCAGCATGCCGGGCCTTGCATGGTCGGCGGTGTAGCGCGCGGCACCGGTCAGCTTGAGCCGTCCATCGATGCGCCGCGGGGAGGTGCCGATGGCAGTGGGGTTCACGCTGGTCATGATGGGCTCCCGAGCAGCTTCGACAGGTTGCGCATGACGGCCTGCTGCCCGAGCCGGATCTTGAAGCCGTTCTGCCCATAGGACTTCGCGCCCGTCATCGCGGCCGCGGCGGCCTTCGACAGCAGCGCCTCGGAGACAGGCTGTCCGCGGAGCGCGGCTTCCGCCTCGGGCGCGCGCCATGGTCGCGTGGAGACGCCGCCGAGCGCGATGCGCGCTTCCCGGATGGTATTGCCATCCATCGCCAGGATGACCGCGCTCGATGCCAGCGAGAACTGGTAGGACGTGCGGTCGCGCAGCTTGAGGTAGGCCGACCGGCTGCCGGCTATCGGTGCATCGAGCGTGACGTGCGTGATCAGCTCGTTCTCGTCCAGCGCGGTTTCCTTCCAGGGCGTATCGCCGGGCAGCAGGTGGAAGCCTTCGAAGGGCAGGTCGCGCTTGCCGTTCGGCCCCTGTGCATGGATGGTCGCGCCGATGGCGATCATGGCCACGCACATGTCCGACGGATGCGTCGCGATGCAATGCTCGCTGCCGCCCAGCACCGCGTGCACATTGCGATTGAGCCCGTCGACGGCGGAACAGCCCGCGCCGGGCTCGCGCTTGTTGCAAGGCGATACGCCATCGCGGAAGTAGCCGCAGCGCACGCGCTGCATGATGTTGCCCGCCGTCGTGGCCTTGTTGCGCAGCTGCGTGCTGGCGCCGGACAAGATCGCCTGGGACAGCGACGGATAGTGCTCGACGATATGCGGATGCCGTGCGAGCTCGGTATTGGTGACCATCGCGCCGATGCGCACGCGGCCGTCGTCGAGGACCTCGACGCGGTCGAGCCCGACGCGGTGGATGTCGATGACCTGCACGGGCCGCATGACATCGAGCTTCATCAGGTCCAGCAGCATGGTGCCGCCGGCGAGGAAGACGGTTTCGACCGAATTGGCGCTCTGGGCGTGCAAGGCGATGGCCTGGTCGATATCGGCCGCGCGCGTGTATTGGAAGTTTCGCATCAGGCCTGGCTCCCGGGCTCGGTGGCGCACTGCGCGCGCGCGTCCTCGCGCGCGTCCTGGATGGCCGCCACGATGTTCTTGTAGGTGCCGCAGCGGCAGATGTTCCCGCTCATGGCCTCGCGCACGGACGCGTCGTCGGCGGGAATGCGCGCGTCGCGCAGGATGCAGACCGCGCTCATCATCTGCCCGGCCGTACAGTAGCCGCACTGGTAGGCATCGTGATTCCAGAACGCTTCCTGCACGGGGTGCAGCGCACCATCCGCTGCCGCCAGCCCCTCGACGGTCGTGATGCGGTCGCCGTCGTGCATCACGGACAACGACAGGCACGCGTTGACCGACACGCCGTTGACGTGGATCGTGCAGGCGCCGCACTGCCCGTGGTCGCAACCTTTCTTGGTGCCCGTCAGCCGGAGCTCGTCACGCAACGTGTCGAGCAGGATCGCATTGGCCGGAACGGTCAGGCGATGGGTGACACCGTTGACGGTGAGTGCAATGGACATGCCGTCACCCGCCGCTCCGGTGGTGGTGGAGTGGGTCATCTTCCCTCCTGCTAAAGGTGGGGAAACGCTATGCGTGGGAACAGATCTATGTTGGTGTCATCTGCGATGGCGCGCGGTTGGCGCGCAGTGCCCGGTGTTCGTGAGGGGTGCCCGGTTCTTCTGCCGTCGCGCTATAACT
This window encodes:
- a CDS encoding xanthine dehydrogenase family protein molybdopterin-binding subunit, translated to MSPNHNNTSPASPESINPSRRTFLKAGVMLTAGAGGGLLLGFSLPATGGPPLRAGVTDELVNVASPQGVFAPNAFIQIGTDGQVTLIMPKVEMGQGVYTAIPMLLAEELEVPLSRVVLAHAPPDEKRFFDPLLGGQLTGGSTSIRYAWDPMRQAGAVARTLLVNTAAARWQVDPSTCKAEDGTVVHAASSRRVGYGDLVADAAKQPVPKEVKLKSPDQFRVIGKPLKRLDGVPKGNGTAIFGIDVMLPDMQYAMIVNCPVFGGKVASVDDSVTKQVPGVKQVVVLDDIVAVVGEHTWAARRGASALKIRWNDGPNGKVSTRDLFNDMKRAAKKQGAVAKSVGNIRDGLDKAASRFNAEYEQPFLAHAPMEPVNCTLHVKADSCEVWTGTQVPTRAVDEVNRATGVPKDKIVLYNHLLGGGFGRRLEADMVYKAAAVAKRVNGPVKVIWSREEDVQHDIYRPCYYDEVVVGLDGKGKPVAWYHKVIGSSILARFAPPLFKDGIDADAVEVVTDLPYAIPTQQIEYIREEPRHIPTGWWRGVGPTRATFVVESLIDELAVRANADPVQYRQSLLGQTPRAKNVLDIAARMANWGSALPKGSGRGVSVLHAFGSFMCMVAEVTVDKANEVAVKRVVCAVDAGMLVNPETVEAQMQGGIIFGITGALWGEITIADGRVQQTNFADYRMLRINETPKIEVHLVKSTEAPGGIGEPGTSAIGAALANAVYAATGKRLRALPLVRQLKTPANKTA
- a CDS encoding c-type cytochrome, giving the protein MASAQTAAPGAQANADPAMIKRGEYLAKAGDCIACHTAPGGKPFAGGFKMVTPMGAIYATNITPDPETGIGKYTEKDFDRAVREGVAKEGHTLYPAMPFPSYAKVRQEDIQAMYAYFMHGVAPVRQPNLKSEIPWPLNMRWPLKFWNMVFLDKTVYKDDPQKDAVWNRGAYLVQGLGHCGACHTPRGVGFQEKALSEKGKPYLTGAVVEHWFASNLTGDPNVGLGRWSEQDIVQFMGTGANKHASAFGGMVSVINHSLQEMTPQDLTAMARYLKSLPGVGGNGSPPYAYDPAITQTSLRKPAGNAGAKVYATYCMYCHGADGRAFSPLLSPLAGNPNVLEGNPVSLINVTLNGSDELIIKGMPAPYPMPKFADVLSDRDIADVLTFIRQGWNNKAGAVSEADVAKIRKATGQEAD
- a CDS encoding LysR substrate-binding domain-containing protein — translated: MRYDIQTLRAFVAVAEEGSIAAGAAREATVASAVSKRISEMEQACGVSLIDRHRRGISLTPAGVELLDHARRVMAELDRLDTTLSDFGSGARGQVRLLANTSSIVQFLPQDFASFIAAHPTVKLDLEERTSDETQRTLLPGLADLGILVSPHAIDGLNLEHFRCDRLVAVMPREHPLSARDAVRFADVLAYDHVGLPRDSALCEMLVEEARKLDRPLKLRIQARSYEGLVLMVAAGIGLSLLPEGSVTPFLKAKTVTARPLAETWATRELLLATRVGHPLTPVAALLYAHLRSSEARAARGVQTDRSDQTA
- a CDS encoding Ldh family oxidoreductase, encoding MGHYFFNETVNLAPQTLQNWVAQVFEAVGMSAADADFTAHTLVVADARGVHSHGCLRVPLYVNRIEKQAVDPRGRPEFIRERGAMALLDGRNAAGQVVSRMAMDKAIDLAGEHGISFVTARGSNHYGASAFYSMMALPKDMVGFSSSIGGGNLMPVHGGAERRIGNNPFSIAFPALTHEPVVLDMAQSVVAKGKIMMAAKTGSPIPPEWALDANGVPTTDPIAATQGFLRTMGDYKGSGLSVVIGMLSSMIAGAAIGPTLKDVYEDFTPLNKGHSFCAIRLDFLIDPDEFKRNMDMQIEYLKSSRRAPGVEEIFVPGEMEARHYRRQMRDGIDMPSEVIEEIIVLGERLGVRMPELPPAR
- a CDS encoding Bug family tripartite tricarboxylate transporter substrate binding protein, translated to MTFSASRRALAGLVPAVALTALTALPAPRAFAQKYPDKPVTMVVGSAPGGFTDVLGRLVGQQLSEKLGQPVVIDNRAGASTTIGTQIVTKAEPDGYTLLMGHFAGVSVAPAMMARLSYDPIRDLTPIARVASTPVILTVGPSIQARTLKDLIEYLRKHPGKVTYASSGIGTAQHLAAVQFMRATDTEMVHVPYKGSSQGMTDLLGGRVDLNFESPPNVLQHIKAGKLHGIAITSLKRSPLLPDVPTMDESGLPKFEMSQWFGVMGPAKMQRAQVEMLNRDINAILARPEVAEKIQSMGGDVLGGTADQFAAFQKADAAHWARLLREAGIKPE
- a CDS encoding xanthine dehydrogenase family protein molybdopterin-binding subunit: MTSVNPTAIGTSPRRIDGRLKLTGAARYTADHARPGMLHAHGVYSTVAAGRLAGLDLDDARRVPGVVDILHHGNFPRLYRAPKVPISVATILTSAITDEHRLPFEDETIHYGVQMIALVVADTFEHAREAAYRVRATYETATAVFDLEHGVENNGLRDAGAGHTRGDAAAAFDASPVRIDAVYRTPVEAHNPMELHATVAWWDDGHLYVHEATQGATGHRNTLAQIFGLLPEQVTVDCAFLGSGFGSKLFLWPHSVAASAAAQVTGRPVKLVVPRMAMFSTTGQRPETRQHLRLSAGKDGKLTSMRHESVNTTSFVDQYVETCGSMTQSAYGCANVTVTHHTTNVHRGAPTSMRAPGAAPGLFALESAVDELALACKMDPVQFRLLNISTRDESQDLPWSSNHLREAIETGAREFGWAARDPRPGSMREGTEYIGYGMAGCNWDAWRTPAEARVLLRNDGTALVSCAVQDIGTGMYTIVAQTISELTGLPFDKIDVRIGDSSAPAAPVAGGSWATASVLPAVAEATRQAIGELCKYATEEGAPFAGAKPAALRMQDGKLTDGKRSADHGEILTGRRYASAEGFAHTGGTPTDKVAFMSFGAHFVEVRWDPGISRLHVSRVVSVIDVGRVIHPVTARNQVEGAIVMGIGMALFEATEYDERNGMPGNNNYAEYAVPVHADQPDINVILLDYPDLEFNEFGARGIGEIGITGLAAAVANAVYHATGVRIRELPIVKEKLMEP
- a CDS encoding FAD binding domain-containing protein is translated as MRNFQYTRAADIDQAIALHAQSANSVETVFLAGGTMLLDLMKLDVMRPVQVIDIHRVGLDRVEVLDDGRVRIGAMVTNTELARHPHIVEHYPSLSQAILSGASTQLRNKATTAGNIMQRVRCGYFRDGVSPCNKREPGAGCSAVDGLNRNVHAVLGGSEHCIATHPSDMCVAMIAIGATIHAQGPNGKRDLPFEGFHLLPGDTPWKETALDENELITHVTLDAPIAGSRSAYLKLRDRTSYQFSLASSAVILAMDGNTIREARIALGGVSTRPWRAPEAEAALRGQPVSEALLSKAAAAAMTGAKSYGQNGFKIRLGQQAVMRNLSKLLGSPS
- a CDS encoding (2Fe-2S)-binding protein; this translates as MTHSTTTGAAGDGMSIALTVNGVTHRLTVPANAILLDTLRDELRLTGTKKGCDHGQCGACTIHVNGVSVNACLSLSVMHDGDRITTVEGLAAADGALHPVQEAFWNHDAYQCGYCTAGQMMSAVCILRDARIPADDASVREAMSGNICRCGTYKNIVAAIQDAREDARAQCATEPGSQA